From Antricoccus suffuscus, a single genomic window includes:
- a CDS encoding acyl-CoA dehydrogenase, producing the protein MSHYKANLRDLEFNLYEFLKTNERLGQGAFSDLDEASARDFLHQVHKMATSEAFGDSFADADRNPPTYDAENHSVAIPESFKKSFAMLMDSGGYNLDMAAEIGGTPAPRSLWWAFAELILGANPAAWMYAAGPAFANVFWHLATDEQKKWAELFIDKLWGATMVLTEPDAGSDVGAATTKAYKNADGSWHIEGVKRFITSAEHDLTDNIIHYVLARPEGVEGAGGPGTKGLSLFVVPKFHFDPKTGALGERNGAFVTNVEKKMGIKVSTTCELTFGQNGVPAVGWLVGEVHDGIAQMFKIIEYARMFVGTKAMATLSTGYLNALDYAKTRKQGADLTRQTDKTAPRVEVIKHPDVRRSLMLQKSYAEGLRALVLYTASIQEKVQIATYEKDADKAKKYERINDLLLPIVKGCGSERAYTLLGTESLQTFGGSGFLQDYPIEQYVRDSKIDTLYEGTTAIQGQDFFFRKIVRDQGQSLMWIAAQVEQFAASDPGDGRLKEERAQLATALDHVQSMLGTMTAALMNTQEDPTSIYKVGENTSRLLLAAGDLVIAWLLQRHAVVAIDALDAGGVSDVDKAFYEGKIASARYFAAQVLPKIAAERAIVDATDGSLMEIPEAAF; encoded by the coding sequence ATGTCGCACTACAAAGCCAACCTGCGCGATCTCGAGTTCAATCTTTACGAGTTCTTGAAGACCAACGAGCGCCTGGGACAGGGCGCGTTCTCCGACCTCGACGAGGCGAGCGCGCGCGACTTCCTCCACCAGGTCCACAAGATGGCGACGTCCGAAGCATTTGGCGACTCGTTTGCCGATGCCGACCGCAATCCCCCGACGTACGACGCCGAAAATCACTCCGTCGCCATCCCCGAATCGTTCAAGAAGAGCTTCGCGATGCTCATGGACTCAGGCGGCTACAACCTCGACATGGCCGCCGAAATCGGTGGCACTCCCGCGCCACGTTCGTTGTGGTGGGCTTTCGCCGAGCTCATCCTCGGCGCCAATCCGGCGGCGTGGATGTACGCCGCGGGACCGGCCTTCGCCAACGTCTTCTGGCATCTGGCGACCGATGAGCAGAAGAAGTGGGCGGAACTGTTCATCGACAAGCTCTGGGGCGCGACCATGGTGCTCACCGAGCCCGATGCCGGATCCGACGTAGGCGCCGCGACCACCAAGGCATACAAGAACGCCGACGGCAGCTGGCATATCGAGGGCGTGAAACGGTTCATCACTTCCGCCGAGCATGACTTGACCGACAACATCATTCATTACGTGCTCGCCCGTCCCGAAGGGGTCGAAGGCGCCGGAGGTCCTGGCACTAAAGGACTTTCGCTGTTCGTCGTACCGAAGTTTCATTTCGATCCGAAGACTGGTGCGCTCGGCGAGCGCAACGGCGCCTTCGTCACCAACGTCGAGAAGAAGATGGGCATCAAGGTCTCGACCACGTGTGAACTGACGTTTGGCCAGAACGGCGTACCGGCGGTCGGTTGGCTGGTCGGCGAGGTACACGACGGAATCGCGCAGATGTTCAAGATCATCGAATACGCGCGGATGTTCGTCGGCACCAAGGCCATGGCGACACTGTCCACCGGTTACCTCAACGCGCTGGACTACGCGAAAACTCGTAAGCAGGGCGCCGATCTGACCCGCCAGACAGATAAGACCGCGCCGCGGGTCGAGGTCATCAAGCATCCCGACGTACGCCGGTCACTGATGCTCCAGAAGTCGTACGCCGAAGGCCTGCGCGCGCTCGTGCTCTACACCGCCTCCATACAGGAGAAAGTACAGATTGCGACGTACGAAAAGGATGCCGACAAGGCCAAGAAGTACGAGCGAATCAACGACCTGCTGCTGCCGATCGTGAAGGGCTGCGGCTCGGAGCGCGCCTACACGCTGCTGGGCACCGAGTCGCTGCAGACATTCGGCGGATCGGGCTTCCTGCAGGACTACCCGATCGAGCAATATGTCCGCGACTCGAAGATCGACACGCTCTACGAAGGCACGACGGCGATCCAGGGCCAGGACTTCTTCTTCCGCAAGATCGTCCGCGACCAAGGACAGTCGTTGATGTGGATCGCCGCTCAGGTGGAGCAGTTCGCCGCGAGCGACCCAGGTGACGGCCGGCTCAAGGAGGAGCGCGCTCAGCTCGCGACCGCCCTCGACCATGTGCAGTCGATGCTCGGCACGATGACTGCCGCGCTCATGAACACCCAGGAAGACCCGACAAGCATCTACAAGGTCGGCGAAAACACCTCGCGCCTGCTACTCGCTGCGGGCGATCTAGTGATCGCATGGCTACTGCAGCGGCACGCTGTAGTAGCCATCGACGCGCTTGATGCCGGCGGCGTGAGCGATGTCGACAAGGCCTTCTATGAAGGCAAGATCGCCAGCGCTCGTTACTTCGCGGCACAGGTACTGCCGAAGATCGCCGCCGAACGCGCGATCGTCGATGCCACCGACGGCTCGCTTATGGAGATCCCAGAGGCCGCCTTCTAG
- a CDS encoding VOC family protein has protein sequence MTTKVLSVSVPVADQDLALKFYTEVLGCELRTDVEVWPGARMIEVVPPGSNVSLVLLPPDSPIPVAIRLGTPDAQQAHNKIREAGVTLHNEELVRMEGIPAMFSFTDPDGNGLVYLEDTDENEPR, from the coding sequence ATGACGACGAAAGTGCTGAGCGTGTCGGTTCCGGTGGCCGATCAGGACCTCGCGTTGAAGTTCTACACCGAGGTGCTGGGCTGCGAACTTCGCACCGACGTGGAGGTATGGCCGGGTGCGCGGATGATCGAGGTTGTGCCACCGGGCTCGAATGTCTCCCTCGTGCTTCTGCCGCCGGACAGCCCGATTCCCGTCGCGATCCGGTTAGGCACCCCTGACGCTCAGCAGGCCCACAACAAGATCCGAGAGGCCGGGGTGACCCTGCATAACGAGGAACTGGTCCGCATGGAAGGGATTCCGGCAATGTTCTCCTTCACCGACCCCGACGGCAACGGACTCGTCTACCTCGAAGACACCGACGAGAACGAACCTCGCTGA
- a CDS encoding MmcQ/YjbR family DNA-binding protein, producing the protein MAVIEDLRPLGVELERSYEVYVRGRLKFRVKQIVYVAFSLDERVMGFAFPKEERSALVASEPRKFQLPSVSDMRFNWVHADLATIDRAEARELVVDAWRMVVPKKLSLAYDLAHPTGPG; encoded by the coding sequence ATGGCGGTGATCGAGGACCTGCGGCCGCTGGGAGTCGAGTTGGAGCGCTCGTACGAGGTGTATGTGCGCGGCAGGTTGAAGTTCCGCGTCAAGCAGATCGTCTACGTCGCGTTCTCCCTCGACGAGCGCGTGATGGGTTTCGCGTTCCCGAAGGAGGAGCGCTCGGCGCTCGTCGCGAGCGAGCCGCGCAAGTTTCAGCTGCCGTCGGTGTCGGACATGCGCTTCAACTGGGTACACGCCGACCTTGCGACCATCGACCGGGCCGAGGCCCGCGAGCTCGTCGTCGACGCTTGGCGCATGGTCGTCCCCAAGAAGCTCTCTCTCGCTTACGATCTCGCGCATCCGACCGGGCCGGGCTGA